The Arachis hypogaea cultivar Tifrunner chromosome 19, arahy.Tifrunner.gnm2.J5K5, whole genome shotgun sequence genome has a window encoding:
- the LOC140182340 gene encoding serine/threonine-protein phosphatase 7 long form homolog: MGLRKMQVAFVSVAELNGGCAIRNLLPRKLDSPDTFNEVAAATLALIGFQHVLRVGEMRGHSALLSALVECWRPETHTFHLPVREVTVTLEDVSYILGLPINGEAVAGRSDSSHQFLVGNCIACFGREPGPQDHFGGSQSGTPIQIVVSCITIQLQGDRWPTDTAFYLGVGAYAAPGTYTPRSARRCWWSHWRRHTRYIRQPTAHFRRGLNDMGVDDFIWRPYMGVEVPDFLAAQMVMYSTQSPLVSFECIEWHSTDRVRRQFGMQQLPPGPAFDLGRDHYKRLTGAHNHDWGEIYSQWVNRWKFDHYNALQLGEEIIDFHPLPMYYEWYTQQYGMYLRLSDRVAGEEVGVDEPQQQQEEPAGPQQQVPPHEQQF; this comes from the exons ATGGGGCTACGCAAAATGCAGGTTGCGTTTGTCAGCGTTGCAGAGCTAAACGGAGGTTGC GCTATCAGGAATTTGTTGCCCAGAAAACTGGATTCGCCAGATACCTTTAACGAGGTAGCTGCAGCGACACTGGCATTGATTGGGTTTCAACACGTTTTGCGAGTAGGCGAAATGAGAGGTCATTCTGCACTACTGAGTGCGTTGGTGGAATGCTGGAGGCCGGAGACTCACACATTTCATCTTCCGGTCCGTGAAGTGACGGTGACGTTAGAAGATGTGAGCTATATCCTTGGTCTCCCGATTAATGGGGAGGCCGTTGCAGGTAGATCAGACAGCAGTCACCAGTTTTTAGTGGGGAACTGCATTGCGTGTTTTGGACGGGAGCCCGGTCCACAAGATCAC TTTGGGGGCAGCCAATCTGGCACACCTATACAGATCGTTGTGTCGTGCATCACGATACAACTGCAAGGAGATAGATGGCCCACTGATACTGCTTTTTATTTGGGCGTGGGAGCATATGCCGCTCCTGGCACCTATACCCCGCGATCAGCTCGGCGATGTTG gTGGAGTCATTGGCGCCGACATACAAGATATATACGTCAGCCTACAGCGCATTTTAGGCGAGGACTCAACGATATGGGAGTTGATGAT TTTATATGGCGGCCATATATGGGAGTGGAGGTTCCAGATTTCCTCGCTGCCCAAATGGTTATGTACTCCACCCAGTCGCCTCTAGTGTCATTCGAGTGCATAGAATGGCACTCGACAGACCGAGTTCGACGACAATTCGGGATGCAACAGCTTCCACCAGGCCCGGCATTCGACCTTGGTCGTGATCACTACAAGCGGTTGACAGGGGCACATAACCATGACTGGGGAGAGATTTATAGTCAATGGGTTAACAGATGGAAATTTGACCACTATAACGCATTGCAATTGGGCGAGGAGATTATTGACTTTCATCCTCTCCCAATGTACTACGAGTGGTACACACAACAGTATGGGATGTATTTGCGACTGTCGGATAGAGTTGCAGGTGAAGAGGTTGGCGTTGATGAACCACAGCAGCAACAGGAAGAACCAGCTGGCCCTCAGCAACAAGTCCCGCCTCATGAGCAGCAGTTTTAG